One Hyphomicrobium sp. CS1GBMeth3 DNA segment encodes these proteins:
- a CDS encoding secondary thiamine-phosphate synthase enzyme YjbQ: protein MRQAQKEITVATSGQGLYEISDAVRAFAESSGIETGLLTAYCRHTSASLVIQENADPDVQRDLVAFFKRLVPDGDPLFVHTIEGPDDMPAHVKSALTQTSIAIPIMRSVLALGTWQGLYLFEHRRSPHARKIVLHVVGS, encoded by the coding sequence ATGCGCCAAGCGCAGAAGGAAATCACGGTCGCGACCTCCGGGCAGGGCCTCTACGAGATCAGCGATGCCGTGCGCGCTTTCGCCGAGAGCTCAGGCATCGAAACAGGGCTGCTTACAGCGTATTGCCGGCACACGTCCGCGTCTCTTGTCATCCAAGAGAACGCAGATCCTGACGTGCAACGCGACCTCGTCGCGTTCTTCAAACGCCTCGTTCCAGATGGCGATCCGCTGTTCGTGCACACCATCGAAGGGCCAGACGACATGCCTGCGCATGTGAAGAGTGCACTCACTCAAACGTCGATTGCGATACCGATCATGCGATCAGTGCTTGCACTTGGGACGTGGCAAGGTCTTTATCTCTTTGAGCACCGGCGTAGTCCGCATGCGCGCAAGATCGTGTTGCATGTTGTGGGAAGCTAA
- a CDS encoding ketosteroid isomerase-related protein yields MSDAESNARIETAKLIRSYYDAFNAGDSEAMLAHLTDDVIHDVNQGERRVGKDKFRAFNARMTHHYKETLTEIVVLVSKDGTRAAAEFNVNGSYLNTDSDLPPAKGQTYVLPAGTFFAIRDGKIARVTTYYNLTDWIAQVA; encoded by the coding sequence ATGAGCGACGCCGAAAGCAATGCCCGTATCGAGACGGCCAAGCTGATCCGCAGCTACTACGACGCCTTCAACGCCGGCGACAGCGAAGCCATGCTCGCCCACCTCACCGACGACGTTATCCACGACGTCAACCAGGGTGAGCGCCGCGTCGGTAAGGACAAGTTCCGGGCCTTCAATGCCCGCATGACGCACCACTATAAGGAGACGCTGACGGAGATCGTCGTCCTGGTCTCCAAGGACGGCACGCGTGCCGCAGCTGAATTCAACGTCAACGGTTCCTATCTCAATACCGACAGCGATCTGCCCCCGGCCAAAGGCCAGACCTATGTACTGCCCGCCGGCACCTTCTTCGCCATCCGCGACGGCAAGATCGCTCGCGTGACCACCTACTACAATCTGACGGACTGGATCGCGCAGGTCGCCTAA
- a CDS encoding GNAT family N-acetyltransferase produces the protein MSIEVRALTGDDIKTVLPDLARLRIAVFRDWPYLYDGTLEYEEEYLAKFAQAKGAVCVIARDGALVVGASTAAPMVEHADEFGEPFRKAGYDIEKIFYCGESVLLKSHRGHGLGHQFFELREAQAYKLGGFTHSTFCRVVRPDDHPLKPADYIPLDRFWTKRGYAPVEGLTATYDWKDVDRPDETTHIMQFWMKAL, from the coding sequence ATGAGCATCGAAGTTCGCGCGCTGACGGGCGACGACATCAAGACCGTGCTGCCCGATCTCGCGCGGCTCCGCATCGCCGTGTTCCGGGACTGGCCCTATCTCTACGACGGTACTCTCGAGTACGAGGAAGAGTACCTCGCCAAGTTCGCCCAGGCGAAGGGCGCCGTCTGCGTGATCGCGCGCGACGGCGCCCTCGTCGTCGGAGCGTCTACCGCGGCGCCCATGGTCGAGCATGCGGACGAGTTCGGCGAGCCGTTCCGCAAGGCTGGCTATGATATCGAGAAGATCTTCTACTGCGGAGAAAGCGTTCTCTTGAAAAGCCACCGCGGGCACGGGCTCGGGCATCAGTTCTTCGAGCTGCGTGAAGCCCAGGCCTACAAGCTCGGAGGCTTTACGCATTCGACGTTCTGCCGCGTCGTGCGGCCCGACGATCATCCGCTGAAGCCTGCAGACTATATTCCGCTGGACCGCTTCTGGACCAAGCGCGGCTACGCCCCGGTCGAGGGCCTCACCGCGACCTACGACTGGAAGGACGTCGACCGGCCGGACGAGACCACGCACATCATGCAGTTCTGGATGAAAGCGCTCTGA
- a CDS encoding carbon-nitrogen hydrolase family protein, which translates to MTAPRLFKVASAQYPIGQPASLAEWEAKIASWVSEGAATGADLLVFPEYGAIEQAAFLGPDVYNDLTTTLERVAALTDERVAFHAALAKKHGVHILVGSGPAKLPDGRFVNAAQLVTPAGRIGVQEKLIMTPFEHNWGITAGSPLRVFDTALGKLSVLICYDSEFPLLARAAVEAGAEAILVPSCTERVSGYYRVRTGSQARALENTIVTVQSPTVGDAPWSPAVDLNVGAAGIYVPPEHGVSDTGVLAEGTLNAHQWVFAAADLAALRRLRTGGEMRNFGDWPSQPGAEPLKHTVEVVSLL; encoded by the coding sequence ATGACCGCTCCTCGCCTGTTCAAGGTTGCATCTGCGCAGTACCCGATCGGACAGCCCGCCTCTCTCGCCGAGTGGGAGGCGAAGATTGCGTCGTGGGTCTCTGAGGGTGCCGCGACCGGTGCCGATCTGCTCGTGTTTCCCGAGTACGGCGCCATCGAGCAGGCGGCGTTCCTGGGCCCGGACGTCTACAACGATCTCACCACGACGCTCGAGCGCGTCGCTGCGCTCACCGATGAGCGCGTTGCCTTCCACGCCGCGCTCGCCAAAAAGCACGGCGTGCACATTCTCGTCGGCTCCGGCCCTGCAAAGCTTCCGGATGGTCGCTTCGTCAATGCGGCCCAGCTCGTGACGCCCGCAGGCCGCATCGGCGTGCAGGAAAAGCTGATCATGACGCCCTTCGAGCACAATTGGGGTATCACGGCCGGCAGCCCGCTGCGCGTGTTCGATACGGCGCTCGGCAAGCTCTCGGTGCTCATCTGCTACGACAGCGAGTTTCCGCTGCTCGCGCGCGCGGCCGTGGAAGCCGGCGCCGAAGCCATTCTCGTTCCGTCCTGCACGGAGCGCGTCTCGGGCTATTATCGTGTGCGCACCGGCTCGCAGGCGCGCGCGCTCGAGAACACGATCGTCACCGTGCAAAGCCCGACCGTGGGAGATGCGCCATGGTCACCGGCCGTCGATCTCAACGTGGGCGCGGCCGGCATCTATGTGCCGCCCGAGCACGGCGTGAGCGACACCGGCGTGCTGGCCGAAGGGACGCTCAATGCCCATCAGTGGGTGTTTGCAGCTGCCGATCTCGCGGCGCTGCGACGTCTGCGAACGGGTGGAGAGATGCGCAACTTCGGTGATTGGCCCTCGCAGCCCGGCGCGGAACCGCTCAAGCATACGGTCGAAGTCGTCTCGCTCCTCTGA
- a CDS encoding SIMPL domain-containing protein (The SIMPL domain is named for its presence in mouse protein SIMPL (signalling molecule that associates with mouse pelle-like kinase). Bacterial member BP26, from Brucella, was shown to assemble into a channel-like structure, while YggE from E. coli has been associated with resistance to oxidative stress.) codes for MRPTTVLRPTTFLAAASLLLLLTTPPRAEDKPMDRLITVSASGYAYAEPDQARVSAGVTAEADTAEAALAANTELMQKVVGGLKETGVDAKDIQTSNFNVEPRYTNPRDGTAPSISGYRVSNQVAVLVRDLKSLGGLLDKLVSLGANQVYGLAFEVSKQETLKDEARKDAVANARRRAELLAAAAGSEVDEVVTIAEETGYGGPRPMAMRAAKAEAVPVEAGTETLEARVTVTWKLK; via the coding sequence ATGCGACCGACGACTGTGCTGAGACCCACGACCTTCCTGGCCGCCGCGTCTCTGCTTCTTCTTCTGACCACCCCGCCGCGCGCCGAGGATAAGCCGATGGACCGTCTGATCACTGTCTCAGCTTCAGGCTATGCCTATGCCGAACCCGATCAGGCCCGCGTGTCGGCCGGCGTTACGGCCGAGGCCGATACGGCCGAAGCGGCTCTCGCCGCAAATACCGAGCTGATGCAGAAGGTCGTCGGCGGTCTCAAGGAGACCGGCGTCGACGCCAAGGATATCCAAACCAGCAATTTCAACGTCGAGCCGCGCTACACCAATCCGCGCGACGGCACCGCGCCCTCCATCAGCGGCTATCGCGTTTCGAACCAGGTCGCGGTTCTGGTGCGCGATCTGAAATCGCTCGGCGGCCTGCTCGACAAGCTCGTCAGCCTCGGCGCCAATCAGGTGTACGGGCTCGCCTTCGAGGTGAGCAAGCAGGAGACGTTGAAGGACGAGGCGCGCAAGGACGCTGTCGCCAACGCGCGCCGCCGCGCCGAATTGCTGGCCGCCGCCGCGGGAAGCGAGGTCGACGAGGTGGTGACCATCGCCGAGGAGACGGGCTACGGCGGCCCGCGCCCGATGGCGATGCGCGCGGCCAAGGCGGAGGCTGTCCCGGTCGAGGCCGGAACGGAGACGCTCGAAGCCCGAGTCACCGTGACCTGGAAGCTGAAGTAG
- a CDS encoding cobyric acid synthase, which translates to MKAIMFQGTGSDVGKSLLVAGLARAFTNRGLRVRPFKPQNMSNNAAVTADGGEIGRAQALQARAARVQPSVHMNPVLLKPQSEIGAQVVVQGRVVGNAPARTYRTMKAQLMESVLESFRLIGRDADIVLVEGAGSAAEINLRDSDIANMGFARTAGVPVVIVSDIERGGVIASLVGTRQVIAAKDAQQVVGFIVNKFRGDPALFADGMTLLEKRTGWASLGLVPYFARAQSLPAEDSQSLDLSRQSEDRERPLVVVLAYPRISNFDDFDPLRIEPGIELLFLKPGQPIPGTARLVVLPGSKATIADLAALRATGWDIDLAAHVRRGGHVLGICGGYQMLGRSISDSDGIEGPPGAVPGLGLLDVETVLTGDKVLVETEATSLAGLPIAGYEMHVGRTTGPGCGNAMIRFPDGRPDGAVANNGRISGCYLHGLFASDAYRAAFLAQLEAQASALRYEAEVDAVLDALAGHLEAHVDCDRILALARESASP; encoded by the coding sequence ATGAAAGCCATCATGTTTCAGGGCACCGGCTCGGACGTCGGGAAGTCGCTGCTGGTGGCGGGGCTTGCGCGGGCCTTCACCAATCGCGGACTTCGCGTGCGCCCGTTCAAACCGCAGAACATGTCCAACAACGCGGCCGTGACGGCCGACGGAGGCGAGATCGGCCGAGCGCAGGCGCTGCAGGCTCGGGCGGCACGCGTACAGCCGTCCGTGCATATGAACCCCGTGCTCCTGAAGCCGCAGAGCGAGATCGGTGCGCAGGTCGTCGTGCAGGGACGCGTCGTCGGCAACGCGCCTGCACGCACGTATCGCACCATGAAAGCGCAGCTGATGGAGTCCGTGCTCGAGAGCTTCCGCTTGATCGGCCGCGACGCCGACATCGTGCTCGTCGAAGGCGCGGGCTCGGCGGCCGAGATCAATCTTCGAGACAGCGATATCGCCAACATGGGCTTTGCGCGCACTGCCGGCGTTCCGGTCGTGATCGTGAGCGACATCGAGCGCGGCGGCGTCATCGCCAGTCTCGTCGGCACGCGTCAGGTGATCGCCGCAAAGGACGCGCAGCAGGTCGTCGGCTTCATCGTCAACAAATTCCGCGGTGATCCGGCGCTGTTCGCAGACGGCATGACGCTGCTCGAGAAACGCACCGGATGGGCGTCGCTCGGTCTCGTCCCCTACTTCGCCCGCGCCCAAAGCCTTCCTGCTGAGGATAGCCAGTCGCTGGATCTTTCACGGCAATCAGAAGATCGCGAGCGTCCGCTTGTCGTCGTGCTCGCCTATCCCCGCATCTCCAACTTCGATGACTTCGACCCGCTGCGAATCGAGCCCGGGATCGAACTCCTGTTCCTGAAGCCTGGCCAGCCGATCCCTGGGACAGCTCGGCTCGTCGTGCTGCCCGGCTCGAAGGCCACGATTGCCGATCTTGCGGCGCTGCGGGCGACGGGCTGGGATATCGACCTCGCGGCGCATGTGCGGCGCGGCGGGCATGTGCTCGGCATCTGCGGCGGCTATCAGATGCTCGGGCGCTCGATCTCCGATTCAGACGGCATCGAGGGGCCACCGGGCGCGGTACCTGGGCTCGGCTTGCTTGATGTCGAGACTGTCCTCACCGGCGACAAGGTTCTGGTCGAGACCGAAGCGACATCACTGGCAGGCCTGCCGATCGCCGGCTACGAGATGCACGTTGGCAGAACCACGGGGCCGGGATGCGGCAACGCCATGATCCGTTTTCCGGATGGGCGCCCGGATGGTGCCGTGGCCAACAACGGCCGCATCTCTGGCTGCTATCTGCACGGACTGTTCGCCAGCGACGCATATCGCGCCGCGTTTCTCGCACAGCTCGAGGCGCAGGCATCTGCGCTGCGTTACGAAGCCGAGGTGGATGCGGTGCTGGACGCTCTCGCCGGTCATCTCGAAGCACACGTAGACTGCGATCGCATCCTGGCACTCGCGCGCGAGAGTGCGTCGCCCTAA
- a CDS encoding PilZ domain-containing protein: protein MRRAGGSACQRYFQANGFILMRCPRAVQRPRASLCVGDAMSEQEKRRALRKRVLKGATIAFNNRSSTLSCMVRDISETGARLRVPKGQAVPSRFDLLIEVDGLEAPCAVAWRRGEEMGVTFEAPPTRGKPARIQAVTAIARNAPPSLRRKA from the coding sequence ATGCGCCGCGCTGGTGGTAGCGCTTGTCAACGATATTTTCAGGCCAATGGCTTCATACTTATGCGTTGCCCGCGGGCTGTGCAGCGACCGCGCGCCAGTTTGTGTGTCGGTGATGCCATGAGCGAGCAGGAAAAGCGCCGGGCCCTCCGGAAGAGGGTGTTGAAGGGTGCGACGATCGCCTTCAACAACCGCTCGTCGACTTTGTCTTGCATGGTCCGGGATATCTCCGAGACAGGAGCGCGGCTGCGCGTTCCGAAGGGGCAAGCGGTTCCGTCCCGCTTCGATCTTCTGATCGAGGTCGACGGACTTGAGGCGCCGTGCGCCGTCGCGTGGCGCCGCGGCGAGGAAATGGGTGTGACCTTCGAGGCCCCCCCGACACGCGGCAAACCGGCGCGGATCCAGGCCGTGACCGCCATTGCGCGCAACGCTCCCCCGTCATTGCGGCGCAAGGCGTAA
- a CDS encoding cyclophilin-like family protein codes for MRRILIRSGDVAIRARLLATPTADRIWEALPISASVQTWGREVYFRTPVSQDLEPDARVVVSKGEIAFWPDGDAIAIGFGATPIAKRGEIRFTSKCNVWAVAIDDVDQLKGVYPGEQISVVEADNDDQDEWQTSPSTSRRTATRRPTQQAAMCSSGDESGSAG; via the coding sequence GTGCGGCGCATACTCATCAGATCGGGAGACGTGGCCATCCGCGCTCGGTTGCTGGCGACGCCCACTGCTGACCGTATCTGGGAAGCCTTGCCGATTTCCGCCTCGGTTCAAACCTGGGGCAGGGAAGTCTACTTTCGCACCCCCGTCTCACAGGATCTGGAGCCCGACGCCCGCGTCGTCGTGAGCAAGGGCGAGATCGCGTTCTGGCCTGATGGAGACGCCATCGCCATCGGCTTCGGCGCCACGCCGATCGCCAAGCGCGGCGAGATCCGCTTCACCAGTAAGTGCAACGTCTGGGCCGTTGCCATCGACGATGTCGATCAGCTCAAGGGCGTCTATCCTGGCGAGCAGATCTCGGTGGTCGAGGCCGACAACGACGATCAGGACGAGTGGCAGACGAGCCCGTCCACGTCCCGGCGCACGGCAACGCGCCGCCCCACACAACAAGCGGCCATGTGCTCTTCGGGCGACGAGAGCGGCTCAGCCGGCTGA
- a CDS encoding beta-ketoacyl-[acyl-carrier-protein] synthase family protein — MKNGNGTRRVVVTGLGVVTPIGLNVTDFWTNMRAGKSGVSELGGFPLEDLKILIAAQIKDFDPKVQLKNYKRDKIIMHADRYSWFAAAAAEQAVTQSGIQFPLENPYRSACIIGSGAGGLTTFENAYRDLFINNKRATNPLTLLRIIGSSASAHVGIEYGIKGPTFATCSACSTATHALGIARDYIQNDLVDVAIAGASEAVINYGTMKAWQALHVLSPQGCFPFAKKRNGTVLSEGAGVLVLEELEHAKRRGATILAELVGYGMASDSQDMVKPTVEGPAYAMQMALNEAGIDPSEIDYVNAHGTATKDNDINETKAIKEVFKNAASKLAVSSTKSMTGHPLGAGGGIEAVATIKAMQESWIPPTIGLDEVDPECDLDYVPNVGRDHKVNYAMSNSFAFGGLNAVVIFGPSPV; from the coding sequence ATGAAAAACGGAAACGGCACACGTCGCGTGGTCGTCACGGGGCTCGGCGTGGTGACGCCGATCGGTCTCAACGTGACCGACTTCTGGACCAACATGCGCGCAGGAAAGTCGGGCGTTTCCGAGCTCGGTGGGTTCCCGCTCGAGGACCTCAAGATCCTCATCGCCGCGCAGATCAAGGACTTTGATCCCAAGGTCCAGCTCAAGAACTACAAACGCGACAAGATCATCATGCATGCGGACCGCTATTCCTGGTTCGCCGCTGCCGCCGCCGAGCAGGCGGTGACTCAGTCGGGCATCCAGTTCCCGCTTGAGAATCCGTATCGCTCGGCCTGCATCATCGGGTCCGGCGCGGGAGGTCTCACCACTTTCGAGAACGCCTACCGCGATCTCTTCATCAACAACAAGCGCGCCACCAATCCGCTGACGCTCTTGCGCATCATCGGTTCGTCCGCCTCGGCGCACGTCGGCATCGAGTACGGCATCAAGGGCCCGACGTTTGCGACCTGCTCAGCCTGCTCGACAGCGACGCACGCCCTCGGCATCGCGCGCGACTACATTCAGAACGACCTCGTCGATGTCGCCATCGCCGGCGCTTCCGAGGCGGTCATCAACTACGGCACCATGAAGGCTTGGCAGGCGCTGCACGTGCTATCCCCGCAGGGCTGCTTCCCGTTCGCCAAGAAGCGTAACGGCACCGTGCTCAGCGAGGGAGCCGGCGTCCTCGTGCTCGAGGAGCTCGAGCACGCCAAGCGCCGCGGCGCCACCATCCTGGCCGAGCTCGTCGGCTATGGTATGGCCTCTGACAGCCAGGACATGGTCAAGCCGACCGTCGAAGGTCCGGCTTACGCCATGCAGATGGCGCTCAACGAGGCCGGCATCGATCCGTCCGAGATCGACTACGTTAACGCGCACGGCACGGCGACCAAGGACAATGACATCAACGAGACGAAGGCCATCAAGGAGGTGTTCAAGAACGCCGCCTCCAAGCTCGCTGTCTCATCGACGAAATCCATGACCGGCCATCCGCTCGGCGCCGGCGGCGGCATCGAAGCCGTGGCCACGATTAAGGCCATGCAGGAGAGCTGGATCCCGCCGACCATCGGCCTCGACGAAGTGGATCCTGAGTGCGACCTCGACTACGTGCCGAACGTGGGCCGCGACCACAAGGTCAACTATGCGATGTCGAACTCGTTCGCGTTCGGCGGCCTCAACGCTGTCGTCATCTTCGGCCCGTCCCCGGTCTAA
- a CDS encoding phosphopantetheine-binding protein, whose amino-acid sequence MDEVATKIIDILKKHMKEPRDDINLSTALTDLKIESLDLAMIVFDIEDTFGIEIPYNANEDVGDFKTVGSVVDKVKSLMAAGPAAAKA is encoded by the coding sequence ATGGACGAAGTCGCAACCAAAATCATCGACATTCTCAAGAAGCATATGAAGGAGCCGCGGGACGACATCAATCTCTCGACCGCTCTGACGGATCTCAAGATCGAGTCGCTTGATCTTGCGATGATTGTGTTCGACATCGAAGATACCTTTGGTATCGAGATTCCTTACAATGCCAACGAGGACGTCGGCGACTTCAAGACCGTGGGATCGGTCGTCGACAAGGTTAAGAGCTTGATGGCTGCAGGACCCGCCGCCGCTAAGGCGTAA
- a CDS encoding long-chain fatty acid--CoA ligase, protein MAESGLAHADSSAHAWIKSYPEGVDWNAPVSAEPLFRLIETAAAGSPDSACTTFLGRTLTYGEIGALVDRAAAGLQQIGVVKGTRVGLFLPNTPAYVIYYFAVLKAGGVIVNYNPLYSVEELTFQVKDSETELMITLDLKVLFDKVERLISDKVLKGAVICSFPTLLPAAKAVLFKLFKSKELAKPRASPVRDRLRFENEILMDPAAFEPVAIDPNTDIAVLQYTGGTTGTPKGAMLTHTNVAVNVQQIVAWAPGLVQGQEKVLAALPFFHVFAMTVVLNLGVKIGAEMILMPRFVLQEALDLIAKHRPTLMPGVPTLFNAILNHPKIGSYDLTSLKYCISGGAGLPSEVRDAFQAATGCALVEGYGLSEASPVVTCNPLEGIVKRGSIGLPLPGTVVSLRDLSDPSREVPRGERGEICVAGPQVMVGYWNRPAETAAQFTGEFLRTGDVGVMDDDGFFYVVDRIKDLIICSGYNVYPRRIEEALYEHPAVEEAVVIGIADKYRGEAPKAFVKLKAGQTATKADLMAHLTIKLSKLELPADIAFRDTLPKTMIGKLSKKELKAEELGKARGG, encoded by the coding sequence ATGGCGGAATCCGGGTTGGCTCATGCGGACAGTTCAGCGCATGCCTGGATTAAGAGCTATCCCGAAGGCGTGGACTGGAACGCGCCCGTTTCCGCCGAGCCGCTGTTTCGCCTGATCGAGACCGCCGCAGCGGGGTCTCCGGACAGCGCCTGCACCACTTTTCTCGGACGTACGCTCACCTACGGCGAAATCGGGGCGCTCGTCGATCGAGCTGCGGCCGGTCTGCAACAAATCGGAGTTGTAAAGGGCACCAGGGTCGGCCTTTTTCTTCCAAACACTCCGGCCTACGTCATCTATTACTTCGCCGTCCTCAAAGCGGGCGGCGTCATCGTCAATTACAATCCCCTCTATTCCGTCGAAGAGCTGACCTTCCAGGTCAAAGACAGCGAGACCGAGCTGATGATCACGCTCGATCTCAAGGTACTGTTCGACAAAGTGGAACGGTTGATCTCCGACAAGGTGCTAAAGGGCGCCGTCATCTGTTCCTTCCCGACTCTTTTACCGGCCGCCAAGGCGGTTCTGTTCAAACTCTTCAAGAGCAAGGAGCTCGCAAAGCCGCGCGCATCTCCGGTGCGGGATCGCCTGCGCTTCGAGAACGAGATCCTGATGGATCCGGCCGCGTTCGAGCCTGTCGCCATCGACCCAAACACGGACATCGCCGTCTTGCAGTACACGGGCGGTACGACGGGCACGCCCAAGGGCGCAATGCTTACTCACACCAACGTCGCCGTTAACGTCCAGCAGATCGTGGCCTGGGCTCCAGGGCTCGTGCAAGGCCAGGAGAAGGTGCTGGCGGCGCTTCCCTTCTTCCACGTGTTCGCGATGACGGTGGTGCTCAACCTCGGCGTCAAGATCGGGGCCGAGATGATCCTGATGCCGCGCTTCGTGCTTCAGGAAGCGCTCGACCTCATCGCCAAGCACCGGCCGACGTTGATGCCGGGCGTGCCGACGCTATTCAACGCCATCCTCAACCACCCCAAGATCGGCTCGTACGATCTTACGAGCCTCAAGTACTGCATCTCCGGCGGCGCGGGCCTTCCCTCCGAGGTGCGCGATGCGTTCCAAGCCGCTACCGGCTGCGCTCTGGTCGAAGGTTACGGGCTCTCGGAAGCATCGCCCGTCGTGACGTGCAATCCGCTCGAAGGGATCGTCAAGCGTGGCTCGATCGGCCTGCCGCTGCCCGGGACTGTCGTGTCGCTGCGCGATCTCTCGGATCCGTCGCGGGAGGTGCCGCGCGGCGAGAGGGGCGAGATCTGCGTCGCCGGCCCACAGGTCATGGTCGGCTACTGGAACCGGCCGGCGGAGACAGCGGCGCAGTTCACGGGCGAGTTTCTGCGCACGGGCGACGTGGGCGTCATGGACGACGACGGCTTCTTCTATGTCGTCGACCGCATCAAGGACCTCATCATCTGCTCCGGCTACAACGTCTATCCGCGGCGTATCGAGGAGGCACTTTACGAGCACCCGGCCGTCGAGGAAGCCGTGGTGATCGGCATCGCGGACAAATATCGCGGGGAAGCTCCGAAAGCGTTCGTGAAGCTTAAAGCCGGGCAGACAGCGACGAAGGCCGACCTGATGGCGCACCTTACGATCAAGCTGTCGAAGCTCGAGCTGCCAGCCGACATCGCGTTCCGCGATACGCTACCCAAGACCATGATCGGCAAGCTCTCGAAGAAGGAGCTCAAGGCCGAGGAGCTCGGGAAGGCACGCGGCGGCTAG
- a CDS encoding intradiol ring-cleavage dioxygenase translates to MMNDTGISRRGALAGLAGSAAFLTGDRSTSAAAPQVESVAANVCRMTPRMVEGPFYFDPDLVREDITEGRAGVPLRLALQVTDGATCQPISGARVDVWHCDAVGEYSGYDGQGDSRSISTKGEKFLRGTQTTNAAGEVTFKTIYPGWYRGRTTHIHFKVLLDEKAMLTGQMYFPDALSEYIFTRIAPYNTRTEKRDTLNSTDWIAGADGDHITFVNIREEADAYVATLVIGVDRAAGPEPAGFGGPPPGGPPPGGPGGPPPGARSPGPPPGGPPPGVEGGPVRPRGTGSIVPGES, encoded by the coding sequence ATGATGAACGATACGGGAATATCGCGGAGAGGCGCGCTGGCCGGCCTAGCGGGTTCGGCCGCCTTTTTAACTGGCGACAGATCGACCTCGGCCGCTGCCCCACAGGTCGAGTCGGTTGCGGCCAACGTCTGCCGCATGACGCCGCGCATGGTCGAAGGGCCGTTCTATTTCGATCCCGATCTGGTTCGGGAGGACATCACCGAAGGCCGCGCTGGCGTGCCGCTGCGGCTCGCCCTGCAGGTGACCGACGGTGCCACCTGCCAGCCCATCTCCGGCGCCCGCGTGGACGTCTGGCATTGCGACGCTGTCGGCGAGTACTCGGGCTATGACGGGCAGGGTGACTCGCGCAGCATCTCGACCAAGGGCGAGAAGTTCCTGCGCGGCACGCAGACCACGAACGCCGCCGGAGAGGTGACGTTCAAGACCATCTATCCCGGCTGGTACCGTGGCCGCACCACGCACATCCATTTCAAGGTGCTGCTCGACGAGAAGGCGATGCTGACGGGGCAGATGTATTTCCCCGACGCGTTGTCCGAGTACATCTTCACGCGCATCGCGCCGTACAACACGCGCACCGAGAAGCGTGACACGCTGAACAGCACCGATTGGATCGCCGGTGCCGACGGCGATCACATCACGTTCGTCAACATTCGCGAGGAAGCGGACGCTTACGTGGCGACACTCGTCATCGGCGTTGATCGCGCCGCCGGTCCCGAGCCCGCGGGCTTCGGCGGTCCGCCCCCCGGTGGGCCGCCGCCTGGAGGCCCCGGCGGTCCGCCGCCGGGTGCTCGTTCGCCTGGCCCGCCGCCGGGTGGTCCCCCTCCCGGCGTGGAAGGTGGTCCCGTGCGCCCGCGCGGCACAGGCTCCATCGTTCCTGGCGAAAGCTAG